In Lagenorhynchus albirostris chromosome 14, mLagAlb1.1, whole genome shotgun sequence, one DNA window encodes the following:
- the LOC132504258 gene encoding sterol carrier protein 2-like — MDFPEAASSFRTHQIEAAPTGSAVDGFKANLVFKEIEKKLEEEGEQFVKKIGDIFALKVKDGPGGKEATWVVDVKNGKGPVLPNSDKKTDCTITVADSDLLALMTSKMNPQSSFFQGKLKITGNMGLATKLQNRQFQPGEAKL, encoded by the coding sequence ATGGATTTTCCTGAAGCTGCCAGTTCTTTTAGAACTCATCAAATTGAGGCTGCTCCAACCGGCTCTGCAGTTGATGGATTTAAGGCAAATCTAGTCTTTAAGGAGATTGAGAAGAAGCTTGAAGAGGAAGGAGAGCAGTTTGTGAAGAAAATCGGTGATATTTTTGCCCTCAAGGTGAAGGATGGCCCTGGAGGTAAAGAAGCCACCTGGGTGGTGGACGTGAAGAATGGCAAAGGACCGGTGCTCCCTAACTCAGATAAGAAGACCGACTGCACAATTACAGTGGCTGACTCGGACTTACTGGCTTTGATGACCAGTAAAATGAATCCTCAGTCGTCCTTCTTTCAAGGCAAATTGAAAATCACTGGCAACATGGGTCTAGCTACGAAGTTACAAAATCGTCAGTTTCAGCCAGGCGAAGCTAAGCTGTGA